One genomic window of Pseudomonas aeruginosa includes the following:
- a CDS encoding FAD-dependent oxidoreductase, which produces MTFRPFWLDQALRSEHAAPCPPLAGDTRADVCIVGGGYTGLWTAIMLKEHDPGLDVVLVEADLCGAGASGRNGGCALSWSAKFFTLERLFGLTEAIRLVKASEDSIRAIGAFCQRYDVEADYRLDGTLYTATNPAQVGSTDSVIAALERHGINSFAKRPLADVQRLAGSRRHLEGWFSPAAATVQPGKLVRGLRRVALQLGVRLYEGTPMRGLEHGRPAEVVTPHGRVVAGRVVLALNAWMARAFPQFERSVAIVSSDMLITEPRPDLLQEIGLTSGVSVLDSRIFVHYYHNTPDGRLMLGKGGNTFAYGGRMLPVFDRPSPYLGQLRGSLREFFPEFAEVAIEASWNGPSDRSVTGLPFFGRLDGRDNVFYGFGYSGSGVGPCHMGGQILSSLALGLDNPWTRSPLTQGPLGRFPPEPIRYVGSLMVRNAIRRKEHAEDAGRRPRHLDVRLARFAAAAGKADKG; this is translated from the coding sequence ATGACCTTCCGACCCTTCTGGCTGGACCAGGCCCTACGCTCCGAACATGCGGCACCCTGCCCGCCGCTGGCCGGGGATACCCGCGCCGACGTGTGCATCGTCGGCGGCGGCTACACCGGCCTGTGGACCGCCATCATGCTCAAGGAGCACGATCCCGGGCTCGACGTGGTGCTGGTCGAGGCCGATCTCTGCGGCGCCGGCGCCAGCGGCCGCAACGGCGGCTGCGCGCTGTCCTGGTCGGCCAAGTTCTTCACCCTGGAACGGCTGTTCGGACTAACCGAGGCGATCCGCCTGGTCAAGGCCTCCGAGGACAGCATCCGGGCCATCGGCGCCTTCTGCCAGCGCTACGACGTCGAGGCCGACTACCGGCTGGACGGCACCCTCTATACCGCCACCAACCCGGCCCAGGTCGGCAGCACCGACAGCGTGATCGCCGCTCTGGAGCGCCACGGCATCAACTCCTTCGCCAAGCGCCCGCTGGCCGACGTGCAGCGCCTGGCCGGCTCGCGCAGGCACCTGGAGGGCTGGTTCTCGCCGGCTGCCGCGACGGTGCAACCAGGCAAGCTGGTTCGCGGCCTGCGCCGGGTCGCCCTGCAACTGGGGGTACGCCTGTACGAAGGCACGCCGATGCGAGGACTGGAGCACGGCCGCCCGGCGGAAGTGGTCACCCCCCACGGGCGGGTCGTCGCCGGCCGCGTGGTGCTGGCGCTGAACGCCTGGATGGCGAGGGCCTTCCCGCAGTTCGAACGCAGCGTGGCGATCGTCTCCAGCGACATGCTCATCACCGAGCCACGACCGGACCTGTTGCAGGAGATCGGCCTGACCAGCGGGGTCAGCGTGCTCGACTCACGGATCTTCGTGCATTACTACCACAACACCCCGGACGGCCGGCTGATGCTCGGCAAGGGCGGCAACACCTTCGCCTACGGCGGACGCATGCTACCGGTGTTCGACCGTCCCTCGCCGTATCTCGGACAACTGCGTGGCAGCTTGCGGGAGTTCTTCCCCGAGTTCGCCGAGGTCGCCATCGAGGCCAGCTGGAACGGTCCGTCGGATCGCTCGGTGACCGGCCTGCCGTTCTTCGGCCGGCTCGACGGCCGCGACAATGTGTTCTACGGCTTCGGCTACTCCGGCAGCGGCGTCGGTCCATGCCACATGGGCGGGCAGATCCTTTCTTCGCTGGCGCTCGGCCTGGACAATCCCTGGACCCGTTCGCCGCTGACCCAGGGGCCGCTCGGCCGCTTCCCGCCGGAGCCGATCCGCTATGTCGGTTCGCTGATGGTGCGCAACGCGATCCGTCGCAAGGAGCACGCCGAAGACGCCGGCCGGCGCCCGCGTCATCTCGACGTACGCCTGGCCAGGTTCGCCGCCGCCGCGGGCAAGGCCGACAAGGGTTGA
- a CDS encoding LysR substrate-binding domain-containing protein, with translation MSVSHAQLKAFHAVAVYGSFTRAAERLFLTQPAVSDQVRKLEERYGVLLFHRNKRSVRLSELGERLLAVTQRLFAIEAEAEELLSASSALQTGTLTLAVDAPVHVLPQIARFCERYPGIAVRVETGNTDESLQRLFSYQADLALLGRDVSDERLLSLTLRNDPIVAFVSLSHPWAGRESIRLADLDDMPLVLREQGSVTRQTLEEEMSRAGLRIRPAIQVEGREASREAVVAGIGVGVVSAAEFGADTRVHALPIVDCQRRLTETLVCLREQRSRRIVETFLDLVGEDLPAPS, from the coding sequence ATGTCGGTATCCCATGCACAGTTGAAGGCTTTCCATGCGGTCGCCGTGTACGGCAGCTTCACGCGCGCCGCCGAGCGCCTGTTTCTCACCCAGCCGGCGGTTTCCGACCAGGTGCGGAAGCTGGAGGAGCGTTACGGCGTGCTGCTGTTCCACCGTAACAAGCGCTCGGTGCGCCTGAGCGAACTGGGCGAGCGCCTGCTCGCGGTGACCCAGCGGCTGTTCGCGATCGAGGCCGAGGCGGAGGAGCTGTTGTCCGCCTCCAGCGCCCTGCAGACCGGCACCCTGACCCTGGCGGTGGATGCGCCGGTGCACGTATTGCCGCAGATCGCGCGTTTCTGCGAGCGCTATCCGGGCATCGCGGTGCGGGTGGAGACCGGCAATACCGACGAGTCTCTGCAGCGACTGTTCAGCTACCAGGCCGACCTGGCTCTGTTGGGCCGGGACGTCAGCGACGAGCGGTTGCTTTCGCTGACCCTGCGCAACGACCCGATCGTCGCTTTCGTTTCGCTCAGCCATCCGTGGGCCGGGCGCGAGTCGATCCGGCTCGCCGATCTCGACGACATGCCGCTGGTGCTGCGCGAGCAGGGCTCGGTGACCCGCCAGACCCTGGAGGAGGAGATGAGCCGCGCCGGCCTGCGGATCCGTCCGGCGATCCAGGTCGAGGGCCGCGAGGCCTCGCGCGAGGCGGTGGTGGCGGGGATCGGCGTGGGGGTGGTGTCGGCCGCGGAGTTCGGCGCCGACACGCGGGTCCATGCGCTACCCATCGTCGATTGCCAGCGACGCCTGACCGAGACCCTGGTGTGCCTGCGCGAACAGCGTTCGCGGCGGATCGTCGAGACCTTCCTCGACCTGGTCGGCGAGGACCTGCCGGCGCCGAGCTAG
- a CDS encoding RidA family protein, whose amino-acid sequence MHIERFEVVKRRAEMALHGNTVYIGGQVADDPSGDIQDQTRQILENIDRLLQSVGSDRGQVLSVRILLAHREDYAGLNQVWDQWFPEGRAPTRACSLAELIDPRWRVEMIVVAARPQ is encoded by the coding sequence ATGCATATCGAACGTTTCGAAGTCGTCAAGCGTCGGGCCGAGATGGCCCTGCACGGCAACACGGTCTACATCGGCGGCCAGGTCGCAGACGACCCCAGCGGTGACATCCAGGACCAGACCCGCCAGATCCTGGAGAACATCGACCGGCTGCTCCAGAGCGTCGGCAGCGACCGCGGCCAGGTGCTCTCGGTACGCATACTGCTAGCCCACCGGGAGGACTACGCCGGTCTCAACCAGGTCTGGGACCAGTGGTTTCCCGAAGGCCGGGCGCCGACCCGCGCCTGTAGCCTGGCCGAGTTGATCGACCCGCGTTGGCGGGTGGAAATGATCGTCGTCGCCGCCCGCCCGCAGTGA
- a CDS encoding glutamine synthetase family protein, whose amino-acid sequence MNFACEQEAQDFLAANPDIELFELFILDANGVPRGKLLHRDELLAVYRSGRPLPSTILGLTMNGEDVEDSGLVWDVGDIDCRAYPLSGSLVRLPWRQIPTAAVQVSMHPSEGLPASVADPRHLLVRTIDALKSEGYHPVMAAELEFYLLDRERDANGRPQPARDADGGRPRATQVYGLRELEQIEPFLADLYAACKAQGLPARTAISEYAPGQVEITLDHGDALAAMDQAIRYKRLVKGIAHKHGMLACFMAKPFDHLAGTGMHLHVSLADEQGHNLFASDDPAGTPLLRQAVGGMLASLLDSLLLFCPNANSYRRFQANSYAPLAQTWGVDNRTVSLRVPGGPASSRHIEHRICGADANPYLAATALLAGVHRGIREGIDPGAPVEGNGYAQAGKRLPTDWLTALDTLQGSEWAREAFGEPFLGVYLAVKRAEYRQFMGEVGEQDWRWYLTQA is encoded by the coding sequence ATGAACTTCGCCTGCGAACAAGAAGCCCAGGATTTCCTGGCCGCCAACCCCGACATCGAACTCTTCGAACTGTTCATTCTCGACGCCAACGGCGTGCCGCGCGGCAAGCTGCTGCACCGCGACGAGCTGCTGGCCGTCTACCGCAGCGGCCGGCCGCTGCCGAGCACCATCCTCGGGCTGACGATGAACGGCGAGGACGTCGAGGACTCCGGCCTGGTCTGGGACGTCGGCGACATCGACTGCCGCGCCTACCCCCTGTCCGGCAGCCTGGTGCGCCTGCCCTGGCGACAGATCCCGACGGCGGCGGTGCAGGTCAGCATGCACCCGAGCGAGGGCCTGCCCGCCAGCGTCGCCGATCCGCGGCACCTCCTGGTGCGAACCATCGACGCGCTGAAGAGCGAGGGCTATCACCCGGTGATGGCCGCCGAGCTGGAGTTCTACCTGCTCGACCGTGAGCGCGACGCCAACGGCCGCCCGCAACCGGCCCGCGACGCCGATGGCGGCCGCCCACGGGCGACCCAGGTCTACGGCCTGCGCGAACTGGAGCAGATCGAGCCGTTCCTCGCCGACCTCTATGCCGCCTGCAAGGCGCAGGGCCTGCCGGCACGCACGGCGATCTCGGAATATGCCCCGGGCCAGGTGGAAATCACCCTCGACCACGGCGACGCCCTCGCCGCCATGGACCAGGCGATCCGCTACAAGCGCCTGGTCAAGGGCATCGCGCACAAGCACGGGATGCTCGCCTGCTTCATGGCCAAGCCGTTCGACCACCTGGCCGGCACTGGCATGCACCTGCACGTCAGCCTGGCCGACGAACAAGGCCACAACCTGTTCGCCAGCGACGACCCCGCCGGCACGCCGTTGCTGCGCCAGGCGGTCGGCGGCATGCTCGCCAGCCTGCTCGACTCGCTCCTGCTGTTCTGTCCCAACGCCAACTCCTACCGGCGCTTCCAGGCCAACAGCTACGCGCCGCTGGCGCAGACCTGGGGCGTCGACAACCGCACCGTGAGCCTGCGCGTGCCGGGCGGCCCGGCCTCCAGTCGGCATATCGAGCACCGCATCTGCGGCGCCGACGCCAACCCCTACCTGGCCGCCACGGCGCTCCTCGCCGGGGTCCACCGCGGCATCCGCGAAGGCATCGATCCGGGTGCGCCGGTGGAGGGCAACGGCTACGCCCAGGCCGGCAAGCGCCTGCCCACCGACTGGCTGACCGCCCTCGATACCCTGCAAGGCTCCGAGTGGGCGCGGGAAGCCTTCGGCGAGCCGTTCCTCGGCGTCTACCTGGCGGTGAAGCGCGCGGAATACCGGCAATTCATGGGCGAGGTCGGCGAGCAGGACTGGCGCTGGTACCTGACCCAGGCCTGA
- a CDS encoding MFS transporter, whose product MNQRPGTALPSSPVSSFQRWRLQIFAITWLAYAAFYFTRKAFSVAKLGIAEDPDFQLDKMAMADLDAIYLAAYAVGQFTWGVLADRFGPRIVVFGGLLISALAALVMGTFATLPIFATCMVVQGLAQSTGWSGLCKNIGSFFATHERGRVLGLWSTCYAFGGLVASPFAGWWAYSVFGTWHAAFYSSAAVVGGVALLFLLLQRNRPEDVGHPPVEPQAASEAVRYAGFRPEGGNGGSLQVLAKVVRNRTVLCLGLAYFLLKPARYAILLWGPVIVYERMPALGKVGAAIVPTAFEVAGLLGPILIGFASDKLFGARRMPACVISLLALTVCLALFVPAMTTGSIPIVVGLLFMMGLTLYGPDSMICGSAAIDFGTSEAAGTASGFVNGCGSVGAILGGLLPGYFDTYTVFIGFTIAALIATAVLLPHWNSRPGGARESLRNIPSLADFRPIRS is encoded by the coding sequence ATGAATCAACGTCCCGGGACGGCGCTGCCGTCCTCTCCCGTGTCCAGCTTCCAGCGCTGGCGCCTGCAGATATTCGCGATCACCTGGCTGGCCTACGCCGCCTTCTATTTCACCCGCAAGGCCTTTTCCGTCGCCAAGCTCGGCATCGCCGAAGATCCGGACTTCCAGTTGGACAAGATGGCGATGGCCGATCTCGACGCCATCTATCTCGCCGCCTATGCCGTCGGCCAGTTCACCTGGGGCGTGCTGGCCGACCGCTTCGGCCCGCGCATCGTGGTGTTCGGCGGCCTGCTGATCTCCGCACTGGCCGCGCTGGTCATGGGCACCTTCGCCACCCTGCCGATCTTCGCCACCTGCATGGTGGTCCAGGGACTGGCGCAGTCCACCGGCTGGTCGGGGCTGTGCAAGAACATCGGCAGTTTCTTCGCCACCCACGAACGCGGTCGGGTGCTCGGCCTGTGGAGCACCTGCTACGCCTTCGGCGGCCTGGTCGCCTCGCCGTTCGCCGGCTGGTGGGCGTACAGCGTGTTCGGTACCTGGCACGCGGCGTTCTACTCCAGCGCCGCGGTGGTCGGCGGCGTGGCCCTGCTGTTCCTGCTGTTGCAGCGCAACCGCCCGGAAGACGTCGGCCATCCTCCCGTCGAACCGCAGGCCGCGAGCGAAGCCGTGCGCTATGCCGGCTTCAGGCCGGAAGGCGGCAACGGCGGCAGCCTGCAGGTGCTCGCCAAGGTGGTGCGCAACCGCACGGTGCTCTGCCTCGGCCTGGCCTACTTCCTGCTCAAGCCGGCGCGCTACGCGATCCTCCTGTGGGGACCGGTGATCGTCTACGAACGCATGCCGGCGCTCGGCAAGGTCGGCGCGGCGATCGTTCCCACCGCCTTCGAGGTAGCCGGCCTGCTCGGCCCGATCCTGATCGGCTTCGCCTCGGACAAGCTGTTCGGCGCACGGCGCATGCCGGCCTGCGTGATCAGCCTGCTGGCGCTGACCGTCTGCCTGGCGCTGTTCGTCCCGGCGATGACCACCGGCAGCATTCCGATAGTGGTCGGCCTGCTGTTCATGATGGGACTGACCCTGTACGGCCCGGACTCGATGATCTGCGGCTCCGCCGCCATCGACTTCGGCACCAGCGAGGCCGCCGGCACCGCCTCCGGCTTCGTCAATGGCTGCGGTTCGGTGGGCGCGATCCTCGGCGGTCTGTTGCCCGGCTATTTCGACACCTACACGGTGTTCATCGGCTTCACCATCGCAGCCCTGATCGCCACCGCGGTGCTCCTCCCGCACTGGAACAGCCGGCCCGGCGGCGCACGGGAAAGCCTGCGGAATATCCCCAGCCTGGCGGACTTCCGTCCCATCCGCTCCTGA
- the rlmM gene encoding 23S rRNA (cytidine(2498)-2'-O)-methyltransferase RlmM yields the protein MNTLLMHCRPGFEGEVCAEIAEHAATLEIPGYAKSKPASAHVEFVCQDADGAERLMRRLRFADLIFPRQWARGPGFIELPESQRIEVLLAELASYPVCGSLWLEVLDTNAGKEVSTFCRKFEKPLRAALVKAGRLQEDPALPRLLLTFRSGREVFVGLAEPRNSALWPMGIPRLKFPREAPSRSTLKLEEAWHQFIPRSEWDKRLAPDMLAVDLGAAPGGWTWQLVNREMRVTAVDNGPMAENLMYSGLVDHQKVDGYQYRPRQRVDWMVCDIVEKPARTGALIETWIGEGLCREAVVNLKLPMKQRYAEVRKILQRLRESFDARGLKVAIGCKQLYHDREEVTCHLRRLER from the coding sequence ATGAATACCCTGTTGATGCACTGCCGGCCAGGCTTCGAAGGTGAAGTCTGCGCCGAAATCGCCGAGCATGCAGCCACTCTCGAGATTCCCGGCTATGCCAAGAGCAAGCCGGCCAGCGCCCACGTCGAGTTCGTCTGCCAGGACGCCGACGGCGCCGAGCGCCTGATGCGCCGCCTGCGTTTCGCCGACTTGATCTTCCCGCGCCAGTGGGCGCGCGGGCCCGGCTTCATCGAATTGCCGGAAAGCCAGCGCATCGAGGTACTGCTGGCGGAACTGGCGAGTTATCCGGTTTGCGGCAGCCTCTGGCTGGAGGTGCTGGACACCAATGCCGGCAAGGAGGTGTCGACCTTCTGCCGCAAGTTCGAGAAACCGCTGCGCGCGGCGCTGGTGAAGGCCGGGCGGTTGCAGGAGGACCCGGCGCTGCCGCGCCTGCTGCTGACCTTCCGCTCCGGCCGGGAAGTCTTCGTCGGCCTCGCCGAGCCGCGCAACAGCGCGCTCTGGCCGATGGGCATCCCGCGCCTGAAGTTTCCCCGCGAGGCGCCGAGCCGTTCGACGCTGAAGCTGGAGGAAGCCTGGCACCAGTTCATCCCGCGCAGCGAATGGGACAAGCGCCTGGCGCCGGACATGCTCGCCGTAGACCTCGGTGCGGCGCCGGGCGGCTGGACCTGGCAACTGGTTAACCGGGAGATGCGGGTGACCGCCGTGGACAACGGGCCGATGGCGGAGAACCTGATGTATTCCGGGCTGGTCGACCACCAGAAGGTCGACGGCTACCAGTACCGCCCGCGCCAGCGGGTCGACTGGATGGTCTGCGACATCGTCGAGAAGCCGGCACGCACCGGTGCGTTGATCGAGACCTGGATCGGCGAAGGGCTTTGCCGCGAGGCGGTGGTCAACCTCAAGCTGCCGATGAAGCAGCGCTATGCCGAGGTGCGCAAGATCCTCCAGCGCCTGCGCGAGAGCTTTGACGCGCGCGGCCTGAAGGTAGCGATCGGCTGCAAGCAGCTGTATCACGACCGCGAGGAAGTGACCTGCCATCTACGCCGCCTCGAACGCTGA
- a CDS encoding NAD(P)/FAD-dependent oxidoreductase, whose product MNAAIHPRPAAERAPSYYAATLNEETDYPTLLGAVTVDIAIIGGGFTGVATAVELAERGYKVALVETHRIGWGASGRNGGQVTGSLSGDAAMHKQMRQWLGAEVEDFIWHLRWRGHEIIRQRVEKYGIACDLRHGHLHAAMKASHMGELQASYEEAVRRGMGDQVVLLDKAGVQAHLETELYCGALKNTRNMHLHPLNLCIGEARAAAGLGALIFEHSEVLDIVHGPRPAVITREGRIEAQQILLAGDVYHKLERRQLKGMIFPAMGGIVTTRPLGELAREINPQGLAVYDCRFVLDYYRPTADGRLLFGGGANYSGRDSRDIAAELRPCIERTFPRLKGVEIEFQWSCAMGIVMNRIPQLGKLSDNVWYCQGYSGHGVATSHIMGEIMAKAMSGSLEQFDTFARCKHLRVPLGDLFGNPMLAAGMWYYQLMEKLR is encoded by the coding sequence ATGAACGCAGCAATCCATCCCCGTCCGGCCGCGGAACGCGCGCCGTCCTACTACGCCGCCACGCTCAACGAGGAAACCGACTATCCGACCCTGCTGGGCGCGGTGACGGTCGACATCGCCATCATCGGCGGCGGCTTCACCGGCGTCGCCACGGCGGTCGAACTGGCCGAGCGTGGCTACAAGGTAGCCCTGGTCGAGACCCATCGCATCGGCTGGGGCGCCAGCGGGCGCAACGGCGGCCAGGTCACCGGCAGCCTGTCCGGCGACGCGGCGATGCACAAGCAGATGCGCCAATGGCTGGGCGCCGAGGTCGAGGACTTCATCTGGCACCTGCGCTGGCGCGGCCACGAGATCATCCGCCAGCGGGTGGAGAAGTACGGCATCGCCTGCGACCTTCGCCATGGCCACCTGCACGCGGCGATGAAGGCCAGCCACATGGGCGAGCTGCAGGCCTCCTACGAGGAGGCGGTGCGCCGCGGCATGGGCGACCAGGTGGTCCTGCTGGACAAGGCCGGCGTCCAGGCCCACCTGGAGACCGAGCTGTACTGCGGCGCGCTGAAGAACACCCGCAACATGCACCTGCACCCGCTCAACCTGTGCATCGGCGAGGCCAGGGCGGCGGCCGGCCTCGGCGCGCTGATCTTCGAACATTCCGAGGTGCTGGATATCGTCCACGGCCCGCGGCCGGCGGTGATTACCCGCGAGGGAAGGATCGAGGCGCAGCAGATCCTGCTTGCCGGCGATGTCTACCACAAGCTCGAACGCAGGCAGCTCAAGGGGATGATCTTCCCGGCCATGGGCGGAATCGTTACCACCCGGCCGCTGGGCGAGCTGGCACGGGAGATCAACCCGCAGGGGCTGGCGGTCTACGATTGCCGCTTCGTCCTCGATTACTACCGCCCCACCGCCGACGGCCGCCTGCTGTTCGGTGGCGGCGCCAACTACTCGGGCCGCGACTCGCGGGACATCGCCGCCGAGCTGCGGCCATGCATCGAGCGCACCTTCCCGCGCCTGAAGGGCGTGGAGATCGAGTTCCAGTGGAGTTGCGCCATGGGCATCGTGATGAACCGGATCCCCCAGCTCGGCAAGCTCTCCGACAACGTCTGGTACTGCCAGGGCTACTCGGGGCATGGCGTGGCCACCAGCCACATCATGGGCGAGATCATGGCCAAGGCGATGAGCGGGAGCCTGGAGCAGTTCGACACCTTCGCCCGTTGCAAGCACCTCAGGGTGCCGCTGGGCGACCTCTTCGGCAATCCGATGCTGGCCGCCGGGATGTGGTACTACCAGCTCATGGAGAAGCTGCGCTGA
- a CDS encoding PA1571 family protein — translation MNSQHTDTAKRRVIPFNTQQHTGGAIIDAQGREIPITEVMIQRACRELDRSLEQEQKQA, via the coding sequence ATGAATTCGCAACACACCGATACCGCCAAGCGCCGCGTGATCCCCTTCAATACGCAGCAGCACACCGGTGGCGCCATCATCGACGCCCAGGGCCGGGAGATCCCGATCACCGAGGTGATGATCCAGCGCGCCTGCCGCGAACTGGACAGGTCCCTGGAGCAGGAACAGAAGCAGGCCTGA
- the tusA gene encoding sulfurtransferase TusA: MTHSVDAILDATGLNCPEPVMMLHNKVRDLAPGGLLKVIATDPSTRRDIPKFCVFLGHELVEQQEEAGTYLYWIRKKAD; this comes from the coding sequence ATGACCCATTCTGTCGACGCCATTCTCGACGCCACCGGCCTGAACTGTCCCGAGCCGGTGATGATGCTGCACAACAAGGTCCGCGACCTGGCGCCCGGCGGCCTGCTCAAGGTGATTGCCACCGATCCCTCGACCCGCCGCGACATCCCCAAGTTCTGCGTGTTCCTCGGCCACGAGCTGGTCGAGCAGCAGGAAGAGGCGGGCACCTATCTCTACTGGATCCGCAAGAAGGCCGACTAG
- a CDS encoding ATP-NAD kinase family protein — MDMFRLGLVVNPLAGLGGPVALKGSDGVAAEALARGAEPRALERTRIALECLLPLVEKIEFLTFPGAMGGELLERMGFRHRLLGEWQGAVSSAADTRLAVERLQEAGVALILFAGGDGTARDVAGVVREQQPVLGIPAGVKIHSGVYAISPRAAGELARRLVEGGLVRLASGEVRDLDEEALRAGRVAARWYGEMTVPEEGHFMQHVKQAGMESEELVLVDLADWLAENWEDGVRYVLGPGSTLHGLARNLGLETTLLGVDVLENGAVIARDVDEARLFELVDGHPAYLLVTAIGGQGHVIGRGNQQISPRVLRAIGLERMRVVATKRKLGTLGGRPLLVDSGDPVLDDSFPDAIRVWAGYKEELLYPLGYAKDQDAPAGA, encoded by the coding sequence ATGGACATGTTTCGCCTGGGGTTGGTGGTCAATCCCCTGGCCGGGCTGGGTGGCCCGGTCGCCTTGAAGGGCAGCGACGGGGTGGCTGCCGAGGCCCTGGCCAGAGGCGCCGAACCACGTGCGCTGGAGCGCACCCGGATAGCCCTGGAGTGCCTGTTGCCGCTGGTCGAGAAGATCGAGTTCCTGACCTTTCCCGGGGCCATGGGCGGCGAGTTGCTCGAGCGCATGGGCTTCCGCCATCGCCTGCTCGGCGAGTGGCAGGGAGCGGTCAGCAGCGCGGCGGATACCCGGTTGGCGGTCGAGCGTTTGCAGGAGGCCGGCGTCGCCCTGATCCTGTTCGCCGGTGGTGATGGCACAGCACGGGATGTTGCCGGGGTGGTGCGCGAGCAACAGCCGGTGCTCGGCATTCCGGCCGGGGTGAAGATCCACTCCGGGGTCTATGCCATCAGTCCGCGCGCGGCCGGCGAATTGGCCAGGCGCCTGGTCGAGGGCGGCCTGGTGCGCCTGGCCAGCGGCGAAGTGCGCGACCTCGACGAAGAGGCGCTGCGCGCCGGCCGCGTCGCCGCGCGTTGGTACGGCGAGATGACAGTGCCGGAGGAGGGCCACTTCATGCAGCACGTGAAGCAGGCAGGGATGGAGTCCGAGGAGCTGGTGCTGGTGGACCTCGCCGACTGGCTGGCGGAAAACTGGGAAGACGGCGTGCGCTATGTGCTCGGACCGGGCTCGACCTTGCATGGCCTGGCGCGCAACCTCGGCCTGGAAACCACCCTGCTGGGCGTCGACGTGCTGGAGAATGGCGCGGTGATTGCCCGCGACGTCGACGAGGCGCGGCTGTTCGAACTGGTGGACGGTCATCCGGCGTACCTGCTGGTCACCGCCATCGGCGGCCAGGGCCACGTGATCGGTCGCGGCAACCAGCAGATCAGTCCCCGGGTGTTGCGCGCCATCGGCCTGGAGCGCATGCGGGTGGTCGCCACCAAGCGCAAGCTGGGGACCCTCGGGGGCCGCCCGTTGCTGGTCGACAGCGGCGACCCGGTGCTGGACGACAGCTTCCCGGACGCCATCCGGGTCTGGGCCGGCTACAAGGAAGAACTGCTGTATCCGCTGGGATACGCGAAGGACCAGGACGCGCCCGCGGGCGCTTAG